One Candidatus Nezhaarchaeota archaeon genomic window, ACTCAATGTTCTGCCCGCTCTGCCGTGACTGCTGCGCCCAGGGCTTCCTAGGGCACTACGACTACCTCGACGGCATATGCATAGGGCAGTCCTGCATACATATGAGGCAGGCGTTTAATGCCTGGAAGTTCTTCATGAAGCCAGATAGGGGCAAGGAGTACGAGTTCGCGTACTACATCTACGTGCCGCACGGAGTCCAAAACCCGCCGGCCGTGCCGTACATGGCTGCTGAAGTAGGCGAGTTTAAGAGGGCTGTGGAGAAATGGGTAGGTAGGGAGATAGTAGATGCAGACGTGGATAAGGGCATTAAGATCATGAACAAGGCCCGCCGCCTCCTCGCGCGGCTCTACGAGCTAAGGAAGCGCGAGGAGCCGCCGATCACGGGCACCGAGGCTCTGTATGTAACGCTAGCCGCTCAGTATAGCGATAAGCGAGAGTACGTAGATAAGCTCGAGAAGCTAGTGAAGCTCCTGCCTGATCGTAGGCTAGAGCGCCAGGTCGGGTTCAGGTTAATGACCCTGAGCAGCTTCAACGATTTCGTCGACTTCATAGACAAGGTGGAGGGCCTAGGCTCCACCGTAGTGGTTGATGAGCAGTGCTCAGGCTTTAGATACTTCTGGGGGGAGGTTGATGAGAAGAGCCCGGACCGGGCAATGGCGATTGCTGAGCGCTACATACTTAAGAGGGTGCCTTGCCCAGCTAAGGACTGGCCTGAGCGCTGGAGGCTGGAGCACATCATGAGGCTGGCGAAGGAGTGGAAAGTGCAGGGAGCCCTCTACCTACAGTATAAGTTCTGCGACCCGCATGAGCTAGACGTAGTCGCCGTCAGGGATGCTCTAAGCGAGGCGAAGATACCCATGTACTTCCTAGAGCTAGACGTAACCGTGCCCTGGGGCCAGTTTAGGACTAGGGTAGAGGCGTTCTTCGAGGCTCTGGGAGGTATCGAAGAACTGTTTTAGGCTAATGGAGGTGGGAGGATGGTTAGGAAGGATGTGCCTGAATACCCGACTGAGCCTCTGAGGTGTTGGGATGAAGCGAAGGCGCTTAGAAGAAAGTATTACGAAGACTACCTAACTGCTCACGAGAAGGGGGCTATAAGGTGGGCTGGTGGAGCCTGGACCTTCAGCGCCATACCGGAGGGCCTAGGAGACGAC contains:
- a CDS encoding 2-hydroxyacyl-CoA dehydratase is translated as MTSAEDLLAEFKEVVEKRHEYAKAWKERTNGKVVGFFCTYVPEEIFYAVDKVLPVRIAPGHSLEGMSVVEPYIYSMFCPLCRDCCAQGFLGHYDYLDGICIGQSCIHMRQAFNAWKFFMKPDRGKEYEFAYYIYVPHGVQNPPAVPYMAAEVGEFKRAVEKWVGREIVDADVDKGIKIMNKARRLLARLYELRKREEPPITGTEALYVTLAAQYSDKREYVDKLEKLVKLLPDRRLERQVGFRLMTLSSFNDFVDFIDKVEGLGSTVVVDEQCSGFRYFWGEVDEKSPDRAMAIAERYILKRVPCPAKDWPERWRLEHIMRLAKEWKVQGALYLQYKFCDPHELDVVAVRDALSEAKIPMYFLELDVTVPWGQFRTRVEAFFEALGGIEELF